The Tenrec ecaudatus isolate mTenEca1 chromosome 14, mTenEca1.hap1, whole genome shotgun sequence genome contains a region encoding:
- the JKAMP gene encoding JNK1/MAPK8-associated membrane protein isoform X1, protein MAVDIQPACLGLYCGKTLLFKNGSVEVYGECGVCPRGQRTNAQKYCQPCTESPELYDWLYLGFMAMLPLVLHWFFIEWYSGKKSSSALFQHITALLECGTAALTALLVSDPVGVLRIRSCRVLMLSDWYTMLYNPSPDYVTTVHCTHEAVYPLYTIVFIYYAFCLVLMMLLRPLLVKKIACGLGKSDRFKSIYAALYFFPILTVLQAVGGGLLYYAFPYIILVLSLVTLAVYMSASEIENCYDLLVRKKRLIVLFSHWLLHAYGIISISRVDKLEQDLPLLALVPTPALFYLFTAKFTEPSRILSEGANGH, encoded by the exons ATGG ctgtcGATATTCAACCAGCATGCCTCGGACTTTATTGTGGGAAGACCCTATTATTTAAAAATGGCTCAGTGGAAGTATATGGAGAATGTGGG GTGTGCCCAAGAGGACAgagaacaaatgcacagaaatatTGCCAGCCTTGTACAGAGTCTCCAGAACTTTATGATTGGCTCTACCTTGGGTTTATGGCGATGCTGCCCCTGGTTTTGCATTGGTTCTTCATTGAGTGGTACTCGGGGAAGAAAAG TTCCAGCGCCCTTTTCCAGCATATCACGGCGTTGTTGGAATGCGGCACGGCAGCTCTCACCGCGCTGCTCGTGAGTGACCCCGTCGGCGTTCTCCGCATCCGCTCGTGCCGGGTACTGATGCTTTCTGATTGGTACACGATGCTGTACAACCCAAGTCCAGATTATGTCACCACAGTGCACTGTACTCATGAAGCTGTGTACCCGCT CTACACAATTGTATTTATCTATTACGCGTTCTGCTTGGTGTTAATGATGCTGCTCCGGCCTCTTCTGGTAAAGAAGATTGCGTGTGGGTTAGGGAAGTCCGATCGATTTAAAAGTATTTATGCTGCACTTTACTTCTTCCCAATTTTAACTGTGCTTCAGGCAGTTGGAGGAGGCCTTTTAT ATTATGCCTTTCCATACATTATATTAGTGTTATCTCTGGTTACTCTGGCAGTGTACATGTCAGCTTCTGAAATAGAG AACTGCTATGAtcttctggtgagaaagaagaggctcattGTTCTCTTCAGCCACTGGCTGCTCCATGCCTATGGGATAATCTCCATTTCCAGAGTGGACAAGCTGGAGCAAGACTTACCTCTTTTAGCCTTGGTACCGACACCAGCGCTCTTTTACCTGTTCACCGCCAAATTTACCGAGCCTTCCCGGATACTCTCAGAAGGAGCCAATGGTCATTGA
- the JKAMP gene encoding JNK1/MAPK8-associated membrane protein isoform X2 encodes MACLGLYCGKTLLFKNGSVEVYGECGVCPRGQRTNAQKYCQPCTESPELYDWLYLGFMAMLPLVLHWFFIEWYSGKKSSSALFQHITALLECGTAALTALLVSDPVGVLRIRSCRVLMLSDWYTMLYNPSPDYVTTVHCTHEAVYPLYTIVFIYYAFCLVLMMLLRPLLVKKIACGLGKSDRFKSIYAALYFFPILTVLQAVGGGLLYYAFPYIILVLSLVTLAVYMSASEIENCYDLLVRKKRLIVLFSHWLLHAYGIISISRVDKLEQDLPLLALVPTPALFYLFTAKFTEPSRILSEGANGH; translated from the exons ATGG CATGCCTCGGACTTTATTGTGGGAAGACCCTATTATTTAAAAATGGCTCAGTGGAAGTATATGGAGAATGTGGG GTGTGCCCAAGAGGACAgagaacaaatgcacagaaatatTGCCAGCCTTGTACAGAGTCTCCAGAACTTTATGATTGGCTCTACCTTGGGTTTATGGCGATGCTGCCCCTGGTTTTGCATTGGTTCTTCATTGAGTGGTACTCGGGGAAGAAAAG TTCCAGCGCCCTTTTCCAGCATATCACGGCGTTGTTGGAATGCGGCACGGCAGCTCTCACCGCGCTGCTCGTGAGTGACCCCGTCGGCGTTCTCCGCATCCGCTCGTGCCGGGTACTGATGCTTTCTGATTGGTACACGATGCTGTACAACCCAAGTCCAGATTATGTCACCACAGTGCACTGTACTCATGAAGCTGTGTACCCGCT CTACACAATTGTATTTATCTATTACGCGTTCTGCTTGGTGTTAATGATGCTGCTCCGGCCTCTTCTGGTAAAGAAGATTGCGTGTGGGTTAGGGAAGTCCGATCGATTTAAAAGTATTTATGCTGCACTTTACTTCTTCCCAATTTTAACTGTGCTTCAGGCAGTTGGAGGAGGCCTTTTAT ATTATGCCTTTCCATACATTATATTAGTGTTATCTCTGGTTACTCTGGCAGTGTACATGTCAGCTTCTGAAATAGAG AACTGCTATGAtcttctggtgagaaagaagaggctcattGTTCTCTTCAGCCACTGGCTGCTCCATGCCTATGGGATAATCTCCATTTCCAGAGTGGACAAGCTGGAGCAAGACTTACCTCTTTTAGCCTTGGTACCGACACCAGCGCTCTTTTACCTGTTCACCGCCAAATTTACCGAGCCTTCCCGGATACTCTCAGAAGGAGCCAATGGTCATTGA
- the JKAMP gene encoding JNK1/MAPK8-associated membrane protein isoform X3, whose protein sequence is MAMLPLVLHWFFIEWYSGKKSSSALFQHITALLECGTAALTALLVSDPVGVLRIRSCRVLMLSDWYTMLYNPSPDYVTTVHCTHEAVYPLYTIVFIYYAFCLVLMMLLRPLLVKKIACGLGKSDRFKSIYAALYFFPILTVLQAVGGGLLYYAFPYIILVLSLVTLAVYMSASEIENCYDLLVRKKRLIVLFSHWLLHAYGIISISRVDKLEQDLPLLALVPTPALFYLFTAKFTEPSRILSEGANGH, encoded by the exons ATGGCGATGCTGCCCCTGGTTTTGCATTGGTTCTTCATTGAGTGGTACTCGGGGAAGAAAAG TTCCAGCGCCCTTTTCCAGCATATCACGGCGTTGTTGGAATGCGGCACGGCAGCTCTCACCGCGCTGCTCGTGAGTGACCCCGTCGGCGTTCTCCGCATCCGCTCGTGCCGGGTACTGATGCTTTCTGATTGGTACACGATGCTGTACAACCCAAGTCCAGATTATGTCACCACAGTGCACTGTACTCATGAAGCTGTGTACCCGCT CTACACAATTGTATTTATCTATTACGCGTTCTGCTTGGTGTTAATGATGCTGCTCCGGCCTCTTCTGGTAAAGAAGATTGCGTGTGGGTTAGGGAAGTCCGATCGATTTAAAAGTATTTATGCTGCACTTTACTTCTTCCCAATTTTAACTGTGCTTCAGGCAGTTGGAGGAGGCCTTTTAT ATTATGCCTTTCCATACATTATATTAGTGTTATCTCTGGTTACTCTGGCAGTGTACATGTCAGCTTCTGAAATAGAG AACTGCTATGAtcttctggtgagaaagaagaggctcattGTTCTCTTCAGCCACTGGCTGCTCCATGCCTATGGGATAATCTCCATTTCCAGAGTGGACAAGCTGGAGCAAGACTTACCTCTTTTAGCCTTGGTACCGACACCAGCGCTCTTTTACCTGTTCACCGCCAAATTTACCGAGCCTTCCCGGATACTCTCAGAAGGAGCCAATGGTCATTGA